In Populus nigra chromosome 1, ddPopNigr1.1, whole genome shotgun sequence, one genomic interval encodes:
- the LOC133704046 gene encoding uncharacterized protein LOC133704046 isoform X1, whose protein sequence is MGKRKERRLAAVSNAGRRIKLDLFAEPSGDLGGSSINNGVGGDIDPSQRAELPNSPSSSGQQPQNPLLLLGQYSDDDLDEESSKRPDSSIAVNSPADHNDQEAPVGEGKGGNSDALEDLTAQEVDQQDMRRDSMSVDVLDGLEGGDSRESDATASADTLKENDSLEKISITGISNAQAIGDVSSGWRMVVHEESNQYYYWNTETGETSWEIPAVLAQQNQLTSDQNACAAEYMETAHVGANLSTSTLAAGLDNSLPALLVEGSVGNDLIPQSTEVYGNEPQMNEWVEGYRNEYVKDKNWDAEAHQGETQSNFAAINTSLGDVSSVVSEHIHDALANDHRGIDLSTSLMKQCESLLERLESLKGYGSHLQGQDQMLKYNLEVEIRLSDIKSLSTYGSPLLPFWVHCERRLKQLEDVINNEIYQLAVSAQMDGDVETTADDSFKEKEKSQENMGEESEADAHENSTKSEVSPVSTSIENDSHDKGDYGSIHSSNILAGSPSMHLEGGAPVSEELNGTIHLNAEFHPAEDIDMDVDMEVEEGEFCPASITTFGDALSAEDVGPNEKMVQSNPPAEHLSLSSGDALTVPPPPDEEWIPPPPPDNDQVPPPPPDSEQVPPPPPDEPPECSYPPLPSYPETGQPLPYAEQYNLTYPDLNFQYYGHTVAVPSCNFYGNTDGSQAAVPHASLYYVATPSTYVETDSVMVNSVQPVEYYNVQDGSVPVPVVSGVESSQSYIESGPLSYDTLASDQIKTGDSAAELNVKLGGSAVGVETYLASKGVPSTLTTTEAPTLASVKETAYASSTNAVTASTAAAASALLTGAKVQTKVSRKKRTVAVAPSLRSNKKVSSLVDKWKAAKEELNENEEEPKSAYEIFEKKRQREIEEWHAKQIASGEAKDNANFQPLGGDWRERVKRRRAQAAKVAALTPPEAPTDENKQPDLEELSKGLPSGWQVYWDGSSKQVYYGNVITSETTWTRPTK, encoded by the exons ATGGGGAAGAGAAAAGAGCGCCGCCTTGCTGCTGTGAGTAACGCCGGCCGTCGCATCAAGCTCGATCTCTTCGCGGAACCCTCTG GAGATTTGGGTGGCTCCTCTATAAATAACGGAGTTGGAGGGGATATAGATCCGTCACAACGTGCTGAATTACCCAATTCACCATCATCTTCAG GTCAACAGCCACAGAATCCTCTTCTGTTACTTGGGCAATATAGTGATGATGATTTAGATGAGGAATCAAGTAAAAGGCCAGACAGTTCTATTGCAGTGAATTCCCCAGCTGACCATAATGACCAG GAGGCGCCTGTTGGTGAAGGAAAAGGTGGAAATTCCGATGCTCTTGAAGATCTCACCGCACAGGAGGTTGATCAACAGGACATGAGGAGAGATTCTATGTCAGTTGATGTTTTAGATGGCCTGGAAGGTGGTGATTCTAGGGAAAGCGATGCTACTGCCTCAGCTGATAcattgaaagaaaatgattCGTTGGAGAAAATCTCTATCACTGGAATTTCTAATGCACAGGCTATTGGAGATGTGAGTTCAGGCTGGAGGATGGTAGTGCATGAAGAGAGTAATCAGTACTATTACTGGAATACTGAAACTGGTGAAACTTCCTGGGAAATACCGGCTGTTTTGGCTCAGCAAAATCAATTGACCTCTGATCAGAACGCATGTGCTGCTGAATATATGGAAACTGCTCACGTGGGTGCAAATTTGTCTACTTCAACTTTAGCTGCTGGATTGGATAATTCTTTACCTGCATTATTAGTTGAGGGTTCAGTAGGTAATGATTTGATTCCTCAAAGCACAGAAGTGTATGGAAATGAGCCACAGATGAATGAGTGGGTTGAAGGATACAGAAATGAATATGTGAAAGATAAAAATTGGGATGCTGAAGCTCATCAGGGGGAGACACAGAGTAACTTTGCTGCAATTAATACCTCTTTGGGTGATGTGAGTTCAGTAGTTTCGGAGCACATACATGATGCACTAGCTAATGATCATAGAGGAATAGATCTTTCAACTAGTCTCATGAAACAATGTGAGAGTTTGTTGGAGAGACTAGAGTCATTGAAAGG GTATGGGAGTCATCTGCAAGGTCAAGACCAGATGCTGAAGTATAATCTAGAAGTAGAGATAAGACTTTCTGATATCAAGTCACTTTCAACTTATGGTTCACCTTTGCTTCCGTTTTGGGTCCATTGCGAAAGGCGACTTAAACAATTAGAAGATGTCATTAACAATGAAATTTACCAGCTTGCAGTGTCCGCACAAATGGATGGTGATGTTGAAACTACTGCTGAtgattcttttaaagaaaaggaaaaatctcaagaaaatatGGGTGAAGAATCTGAAGCAGATGCACACGAGAACAGTACAAAATCTGAAGTTTCACCTGTTTCTACTAGCATTGAGAACGATTCACATGATAAAGGTGACTATGGAAGTATCCATTCTAGCAATATTCTTGCAGGATCTCCTAGCATGCATTTGGAAGGTGGTGCTCCAGTTAGTGAAGAATTGAATGGGACTATTCATCTGAATGCTGAGTTCCATCCTGCTGAAGATATTGACATGGATGTAGACATGGAAGTTGAAGAGGGAGAGTTTTGTCCTGCAAGCATCACTACTTTTGGAGATGCTTTGAGTGCTGAAGATGTTGGACCGAATGAGAAAATGGTTCAGTCAAATCCACCTGCAGAGCACCTGTCCTTGTCATCAGGGGATGCATTGACTGTTCCACCTCCTCCAGATGAGGAATGGATTCCCCCGCCACCACCTGATAATGATCAGGTCCCTCCACCCCCTCCTGATAGTGAACAAGTGCCTCCACCCCCACCAGATGAACCTCCTGAATGCTCATATCCTCCACTTCCATCTTATCCAGAGACAGGTCAACCTCTCCCTTATGCAGAACAATACAACTTAACCTATCCGGACCTCAATTTCCAATACTATGGACACACAGTTGCTGTCCCAAGTTGTAATTTCTATGGAAATACTGATGGAAGTCAGGCTGCTGTGCCACATGCATCACTTTATTATGTAGCAACTCCTAGCACATATGTTGAAACTGATTCAGTTATGGTGAATTCTGTTCAGCCAGTAGAATATTACAATGTTCAAGATGGATCAGTGCCTGTGCCTGTTGTTAGTGGTGTAGAATCTTCTCAGTCATATATTGAATCTGGTCCTTTGAGTTATGATACCCTTGCTTCTGATCAAATAAAGACAGGCGACTCTGCAGCAGAGCTGAATGTGAAGCTTGGTGGCTCGGCTGTTGGTGTTGAGACTTATTTGGCATCTAAAGGGGTTCCTTCTACTCTGACCACCACTGAAGCTCCTACGTTAGCTAGTGTGAAAGAGACTGCTTATGCATCATCAACCAATGCAGTCACTGCTTCTACTGCAGCAGCTGCATCTGCCTTGTTAACAGGTGCCAAGGTTCAAACTAAAG tTTCACGTAAAAAGCGGACAGTTGCTGTTGCACCCTCTTTGAGGTCTAATAAGAAAGTCTCCAGTTTGGTGGACAAg TGGAAAGCAGCCAAAGAggagttgaatgagaatgaggAAGAACCTAAAAGTGCTTATGAGATATTTGAGAAGAAGCGGCAAAGGGAAATTGAG GAGTGGCATGCTAAGCAAATTGCCAGTGGAGAGGCCAAGGATAATGCTAACTTTCAGCCTCTGGGTGGTGACTG GCGTGAGCGAGTAAAGCGCAGGAGAGCTCAAGCAGCTAAAGTAGCTGCATTGACTCCGCCGGAGGCCCCAACTGATGAAAACAAGCAGCCTGATTTAGAAGAACTCTCAAAGGGCCTTCCATCTGGTTGGCAG GTCTACTGGGATGGATCATCAAAACAGGTCTATTATGGTAATGTCATCACCTCGGAGACAACCTGGACCAGGCCAACGAAATGA
- the LOC133704046 gene encoding uncharacterized protein LOC133704046 isoform X2 — protein MRRDSMSVDVLDGLEGGDSRESDATASADTLKENDSLEKISITGISNAQAIGDVSSGWRMVVHEESNQYYYWNTETGETSWEIPAVLAQQNQLTSDQNACAAEYMETAHVGANLSTSTLAAGLDNSLPALLVEGSVGNDLIPQSTEVYGNEPQMNEWVEGYRNEYVKDKNWDAEAHQGETQSNFAAINTSLGDVSSVVSEHIHDALANDHRGIDLSTSLMKQCESLLERLESLKGYGSHLQGQDQMLKYNLEVEIRLSDIKSLSTYGSPLLPFWVHCERRLKQLEDVINNEIYQLAVSAQMDGDVETTADDSFKEKEKSQENMGEESEADAHENSTKSEVSPVSTSIENDSHDKGDYGSIHSSNILAGSPSMHLEGGAPVSEELNGTIHLNAEFHPAEDIDMDVDMEVEEGEFCPASITTFGDALSAEDVGPNEKMVQSNPPAEHLSLSSGDALTVPPPPDEEWIPPPPPDNDQVPPPPPDSEQVPPPPPDEPPECSYPPLPSYPETGQPLPYAEQYNLTYPDLNFQYYGHTVAVPSCNFYGNTDGSQAAVPHASLYYVATPSTYVETDSVMVNSVQPVEYYNVQDGSVPVPVVSGVESSQSYIESGPLSYDTLASDQIKTGDSAAELNVKLGGSAVGVETYLASKGVPSTLTTTEAPTLASVKETAYASSTNAVTASTAAAASALLTGAKVQTKVSRKKRTVAVAPSLRSNKKVSSLVDKWKAAKEELNENEEEPKSAYEIFEKKRQREIEEWHAKQIASGEAKDNANFQPLGGDWRERVKRRRAQAAKVAALTPPEAPTDENKQPDLEELSKGLPSGWQVYWDGSSKQVYYGNVITSETTWTRPTK, from the exons ATGAGGAGAGATTCTATGTCAGTTGATGTTTTAGATGGCCTGGAAGGTGGTGATTCTAGGGAAAGCGATGCTACTGCCTCAGCTGATAcattgaaagaaaatgattCGTTGGAGAAAATCTCTATCACTGGAATTTCTAATGCACAGGCTATTGGAGATGTGAGTTCAGGCTGGAGGATGGTAGTGCATGAAGAGAGTAATCAGTACTATTACTGGAATACTGAAACTGGTGAAACTTCCTGGGAAATACCGGCTGTTTTGGCTCAGCAAAATCAATTGACCTCTGATCAGAACGCATGTGCTGCTGAATATATGGAAACTGCTCACGTGGGTGCAAATTTGTCTACTTCAACTTTAGCTGCTGGATTGGATAATTCTTTACCTGCATTATTAGTTGAGGGTTCAGTAGGTAATGATTTGATTCCTCAAAGCACAGAAGTGTATGGAAATGAGCCACAGATGAATGAGTGGGTTGAAGGATACAGAAATGAATATGTGAAAGATAAAAATTGGGATGCTGAAGCTCATCAGGGGGAGACACAGAGTAACTTTGCTGCAATTAATACCTCTTTGGGTGATGTGAGTTCAGTAGTTTCGGAGCACATACATGATGCACTAGCTAATGATCATAGAGGAATAGATCTTTCAACTAGTCTCATGAAACAATGTGAGAGTTTGTTGGAGAGACTAGAGTCATTGAAAGG GTATGGGAGTCATCTGCAAGGTCAAGACCAGATGCTGAAGTATAATCTAGAAGTAGAGATAAGACTTTCTGATATCAAGTCACTTTCAACTTATGGTTCACCTTTGCTTCCGTTTTGGGTCCATTGCGAAAGGCGACTTAAACAATTAGAAGATGTCATTAACAATGAAATTTACCAGCTTGCAGTGTCCGCACAAATGGATGGTGATGTTGAAACTACTGCTGAtgattcttttaaagaaaaggaaaaatctcaagaaaatatGGGTGAAGAATCTGAAGCAGATGCACACGAGAACAGTACAAAATCTGAAGTTTCACCTGTTTCTACTAGCATTGAGAACGATTCACATGATAAAGGTGACTATGGAAGTATCCATTCTAGCAATATTCTTGCAGGATCTCCTAGCATGCATTTGGAAGGTGGTGCTCCAGTTAGTGAAGAATTGAATGGGACTATTCATCTGAATGCTGAGTTCCATCCTGCTGAAGATATTGACATGGATGTAGACATGGAAGTTGAAGAGGGAGAGTTTTGTCCTGCAAGCATCACTACTTTTGGAGATGCTTTGAGTGCTGAAGATGTTGGACCGAATGAGAAAATGGTTCAGTCAAATCCACCTGCAGAGCACCTGTCCTTGTCATCAGGGGATGCATTGACTGTTCCACCTCCTCCAGATGAGGAATGGATTCCCCCGCCACCACCTGATAATGATCAGGTCCCTCCACCCCCTCCTGATAGTGAACAAGTGCCTCCACCCCCACCAGATGAACCTCCTGAATGCTCATATCCTCCACTTCCATCTTATCCAGAGACAGGTCAACCTCTCCCTTATGCAGAACAATACAACTTAACCTATCCGGACCTCAATTTCCAATACTATGGACACACAGTTGCTGTCCCAAGTTGTAATTTCTATGGAAATACTGATGGAAGTCAGGCTGCTGTGCCACATGCATCACTTTATTATGTAGCAACTCCTAGCACATATGTTGAAACTGATTCAGTTATGGTGAATTCTGTTCAGCCAGTAGAATATTACAATGTTCAAGATGGATCAGTGCCTGTGCCTGTTGTTAGTGGTGTAGAATCTTCTCAGTCATATATTGAATCTGGTCCTTTGAGTTATGATACCCTTGCTTCTGATCAAATAAAGACAGGCGACTCTGCAGCAGAGCTGAATGTGAAGCTTGGTGGCTCGGCTGTTGGTGTTGAGACTTATTTGGCATCTAAAGGGGTTCCTTCTACTCTGACCACCACTGAAGCTCCTACGTTAGCTAGTGTGAAAGAGACTGCTTATGCATCATCAACCAATGCAGTCACTGCTTCTACTGCAGCAGCTGCATCTGCCTTGTTAACAGGTGCCAAGGTTCAAACTAAAG tTTCACGTAAAAAGCGGACAGTTGCTGTTGCACCCTCTTTGAGGTCTAATAAGAAAGTCTCCAGTTTGGTGGACAAg TGGAAAGCAGCCAAAGAggagttgaatgagaatgaggAAGAACCTAAAAGTGCTTATGAGATATTTGAGAAGAAGCGGCAAAGGGAAATTGAG GAGTGGCATGCTAAGCAAATTGCCAGTGGAGAGGCCAAGGATAATGCTAACTTTCAGCCTCTGGGTGGTGACTG GCGTGAGCGAGTAAAGCGCAGGAGAGCTCAAGCAGCTAAAGTAGCTGCATTGACTCCGCCGGAGGCCCCAACTGATGAAAACAAGCAGCCTGATTTAGAAGAACTCTCAAAGGGCCTTCCATCTGGTTGGCAG GTCTACTGGGATGGATCATCAAAACAGGTCTATTATGGTAATGTCATCACCTCGGAGACAACCTGGACCAGGCCAACGAAATGA
- the LOC133704059 gene encoding protein YELLOW LEAF 1, choloroplastic-like, whose translation MVVFTATTASTFLPLSAPVKTRGLNNSQNQQTNSGPVRVSMQTQSFNAKRGHFKVAVSGSVTRLRPIERRINLNRKQSPSIIYAAAMHARCAASGQTQTLTNKAPGVTKAPQRETNKTLRLDDGGPGFPPHRGGGGGGGGGGGGGNFSGGFFLFGFLGFLGYLKDLENEHSRENRM comes from the exons ATGGTGGTGTTCACTGCAACTACTGCCAGCACCTTTTTACCTCTATCAGCACCGG TGAAAACAAGGGGCCTAAACAACAGCCAAAATCAACAAACAAATTCTGGTCCTGTCAGGGTTTCCATGCAGACTCAATCTTTTAATGCAAAAAGAGGACATTTTAAGGTTGCAGTATCCGGCTCAGTTACACGATTACGACCTATTGAAAGGAGAATAAATTTGAACAGAAAACAGTCACCTTCTATTATATATGCTGCTGCAATG CATGCAAGATGTGCTGCTTCCGGGCAAACTCAAACCCTTACCAATAAGGCACCTGGAGTTACCAAAGCTCCTCAAAGAG AAACAAACAAGACTCTGCGACTAGATGATGGCGGACCTGGATTCCCACCCCAtcgtggtggtggtgggggaggtgggggaggtggtggtggaggaaaCTTCTCTGGTGGATTCTTCCTTTTCGGCTTTCTTGGTTTTCTAGGTTATTTAAAAGATCTGGAGAATGAGCACTCCCGGGAAAATAGGATGTGA
- the LOC133683855 gene encoding E3 ubiquitin-protein ligase At4g11680 isoform X2 produces MNTRYPFPMNSFCGSSPVASPAGEEHGTVSLRNRSARTPTSSLLVRAAMRISRARWFTFLRRVFHYQNGSRSNLGSNPFNSSPWMMLEFVALVIQISITMFTLAISKAEKPVWPVRIWIIGYNIGCVLSLLLLYGRYRQINTTQADGFGLPDLEQQRGSEESRCSILMHKCRTSLELFFAIWFVMGNVWVFDSRFGSYHRAPKLHVLCISLLAWNALSYSFPFLLFLLLCCCVPLISSVLGYNMNMGSAERGASDDQISSLPSWRYKAADTNSEFRNNADCNSTIASEDLECCICLAKYKDKEEVRKLPCSHMFHLKCVDQWLRIISCCPLCKQGLER; encoded by the exons ATGAATACGCGGTACCCCTTTCCAATGAATTCATTCTGTGGTTCAAGTCCTGTAGCATCTCCAGCAGGAGAAGAGCATGGAACTGTGTCTCTCAGAAACAGGTCTGCTCGCACTCCCACTTCGTCATTATTGGTAAGAGCAGCGATGAGAATATCTAGAGCAAGATGGTTCACCTTCTTGAGAAGAGTATTCCACTACCAGAATGGCTCAAGGTCTAATCTTGGGTCTAATCCTTTCAACTCCAGCCCTTGGATGATGCTGGAGTTTGTAGCTTTGGTCATTCAAATAAGTATTACGATGTTCACCCTGGCTATTTCCAAGGCAGAGAAGCCAGTTTGGCCTGTGAGAATATGGATTATTGGCTATAATATTGGTTGTGTCCTTAGTCTGCTGCTGCTCTATGGGCGATACCGGCAAATTAACACGACTCAAGCCGATGGTTTTGGCCTACCTGATTTGGAACAACAGAGGGGCAGTGAGGAATCCAG GTGCTCAATTTTGATGCACAAGTGCCGGACTTCACTCGAGCTCTTCTTTGCAATATGGTTTGTGATGGGTAATGTTTGGGTCTTTGATTCTCGCTTTGGATCCTACCACCGTGCTCCAAAACTCCATGTGCTATGCATCTCTCTTCTTGCCTGGAATGCTCTCAGTTACTCCTTCCCATTTCTCTTGTTTCTACTGTTATGTTGTTGTGTGCCACTCATTAGCAGTGTCCTTGGTTATAACATGAACATGGGGTCTGCCGAGAGAGGGGCATCCGATGATCAAATCTCCAGTCTACCAAGTTGGAGGTACAAAGCAGCTGACACCAACTCGGAGTTTCGCAATAATGCTGATTGCAATTCAACCATTGCAAGTGAAGATCTG GAATGTTGTATCTGCCTAGCCAAGTATAAAGACAAAGAAGAAGTTAGGAAACTGCCATGTTCCCATATGTTCCACCTCAAGTGTGTAGATCAATGGCTTCGAATTATATCCTGCTGCCCTCTCTGTAAACAAGGATTGGAGAGATAG
- the LOC133683855 gene encoding E3 ubiquitin-protein ligase At4g11680 isoform X1, with translation MNTRYPFPMNSFCGSSPVASPAGEEHGTVSLRNRSARTPTSSLLVRAAMRISRARWFTFLRRVFHYQNGSRSNLGSNPFNSSPWMMLEFVALVIQISITMFTLAISKAEKPVWPVRIWIIGYNIGCVLSLLLLYGRYRQINTTQADGFGLPDLEQQRGSEESSVCRCSILMHKCRTSLELFFAIWFVMGNVWVFDSRFGSYHRAPKLHVLCISLLAWNALSYSFPFLLFLLLCCCVPLISSVLGYNMNMGSAERGASDDQISSLPSWRYKAADTNSEFRNNADCNSTIASEDLECCICLAKYKDKEEVRKLPCSHMFHLKCVDQWLRIISCCPLCKQGLER, from the exons ATGAATACGCGGTACCCCTTTCCAATGAATTCATTCTGTGGTTCAAGTCCTGTAGCATCTCCAGCAGGAGAAGAGCATGGAACTGTGTCTCTCAGAAACAGGTCTGCTCGCACTCCCACTTCGTCATTATTGGTAAGAGCAGCGATGAGAATATCTAGAGCAAGATGGTTCACCTTCTTGAGAAGAGTATTCCACTACCAGAATGGCTCAAGGTCTAATCTTGGGTCTAATCCTTTCAACTCCAGCCCTTGGATGATGCTGGAGTTTGTAGCTTTGGTCATTCAAATAAGTATTACGATGTTCACCCTGGCTATTTCCAAGGCAGAGAAGCCAGTTTGGCCTGTGAGAATATGGATTATTGGCTATAATATTGGTTGTGTCCTTAGTCTGCTGCTGCTCTATGGGCGATACCGGCAAATTAACACGACTCAAGCCGATGGTTTTGGCCTACCTGATTTGGAACAACAGAGGGGCAGTGAGGAATCCAG TGTATGCAGGTGCTCAATTTTGATGCACAAGTGCCGGACTTCACTCGAGCTCTTCTTTGCAATATGGTTTGTGATGGGTAATGTTTGGGTCTTTGATTCTCGCTTTGGATCCTACCACCGTGCTCCAAAACTCCATGTGCTATGCATCTCTCTTCTTGCCTGGAATGCTCTCAGTTACTCCTTCCCATTTCTCTTGTTTCTACTGTTATGTTGTTGTGTGCCACTCATTAGCAGTGTCCTTGGTTATAACATGAACATGGGGTCTGCCGAGAGAGGGGCATCCGATGATCAAATCTCCAGTCTACCAAGTTGGAGGTACAAAGCAGCTGACACCAACTCGGAGTTTCGCAATAATGCTGATTGCAATTCAACCATTGCAAGTGAAGATCTG GAATGTTGTATCTGCCTAGCCAAGTATAAAGACAAAGAAGAAGTTAGGAAACTGCCATGTTCCCATATGTTCCACCTCAAGTGTGTAGATCAATGGCTTCGAATTATATCCTGCTGCCCTCTCTGTAAACAAGGATTGGAGAGATAG